A window of [Ruminococcus] lactaris ATCC 29176 genomic DNA:
GCGGATAAAGACACGTTTGCAGGAGCAAACAGAGAGGAAAGAATTATTATGTCATTGGAAAAGACATATCCGGAGCATACATTTCAAATAGTAAAACCTTATGATAAATATAATGGGAATTATTATGCGGTATGTGAAGATGAAAAGGGAATTCAATTTAAAGTTCATACAATCATGTATGATAATAGATATCATTTTGGATGTTATGATCAATATTTAGTGGAAATTGAGAAAAAAGGGAATTTCATCAATAAGACTGCTGAGATAGCAAAGAAACATGGATATGACATTAGGTATGATGAGGATAATCAAACACTGGCATTGGTGATAGACGTAGATCATACAGTAGATACCAGTGATGTGACGGAAACTATAGTAGAAATACTGAATGCTGCGCCAACGCTACCTGAGATAGACTATCCAGATACCACTTTTTCAACAGGAGTTGAAAATTACTTCTCTGAACCAGAAATGTACAAACTTCTATACGATTTTGTGACAGAGGGAAAAAATATAGTTGGAATAGGAGATGTTCCAATTAATCAAAGGGAAGAAGAGAAAGCTACTATAGAAGAAGCTGTAGTGGAGGCATATAATTCAGCTATGAAAAATAAAGAGTCATACTAAAAATTGATAAACTGTAAAAATATTCAGAAATAAGTAAGTAGGAGAAAATGAATTATGAACATGAGACAAAAATTGAGATGCATTTTAACTATAATGGGGATTATTACTGTTTGTACGGCTTGTATAGTGCAGAAGGATCCGGTAGATAACTCTGATGATAGTGGAACAAAGAAAAAGTCTTTTGGAAAATACGATATTATGAAGGGATGGAGTGAAAGTGATTATTCCAGAGATGAAAAATATGTATATGTGAAAAAAGGCACGGATAATAAGGATGAGTTCAATAATTTTGTTGTTGGTTCAGGTGAGAGTGATTATTCAGAAGAAGAATATGAACAGTTTGAGAAAGCAATTTTACAGCAATTGTCAAGTAAAATAGGACAGTTAGATAATGCAACATTAAAAGGAACAGCAGGTACTACAGATCAAGGTTATACTTTGCTTACTTTTGCTATAACGGAATCAAATGGTACGGTAACGACACAATATTATATTATAGGTGAAAAGAAATATTGTCTTATTCAGGAAACAAATTATGATAAATCGGAGGAATGTGATGATGCGACGATGGAAGCAGTAAATAGTTTTACCTGGTGAAGATTAAACGATGTAAGTGCTTCGGATAGTTTAATTTGTTTTTCATGCCATGTCCATGTAAAGTAGGATATATATATTAGTAGAACCGTTAGAATGTCTCGATACAGATAATATCATTGGTGTTAGAATATATTTTTAAGTCGTTTTAATAGCTTTTAGCTGTTTTAATTTTTAGTTCAAAAGGATCTGTCAATCAGATGTGAAGAGGGCTCTTGGATTTTGAATAATTAAAAACTGGAGAATGGTCGAAAAATAACAGACACTCTCCAGTTTTTATATTTGTGTGCCTAAGGGCAGAAGAAGAGGGGATCGTGGTGAACCCGGACGGCATTACGAACAGCTATGATGCATTTGGCAATGTCTCCGTAAGTGGAAATACAGAGATACAGAATCCGTATACCTACAATGCGGAATATATCGATGCATCGACCGGAAACCAGTACCTGAGAGCGAGATATTATGATCTAGAGGAAGGAATCTTCCTGACACAGGACAGCTATTTGGGAAGTCTGTTAGAACCACTCAGCCAGAACCTGTATACCTATGCGGAAAACAATCCGGTGAATTACAGTGATCCGAGTGGACATGGAATCTTAAGTAAGATAAAATCAGCTGCAAAGAAAGTTGCAACTACGGTAAAAAATACCTATAATAAAGCCAAAACATGGGTGAAAAACACTTATAATAAGGCAAAAAACAGGGTATCCAATACCTATCAAAATGCAAAAAAGGCACTTACAAATATAGTATCCAGTAGTGGCTCATCAGAAAAAAACAAATCCGGAAAATCTTCATCAGGGGGAAGGTATTCAAGTGGAGGAAGTAACGCTGGAAACAGAAAATATTCATCATCCAGCAGAGGAAGCGGTAAAAGTAATTTTTATCGGCCATCGACCTATGAACGGGCGAAAAGCTTTGGACAGTCCAGGTATAACTGGTTTAGTTCAAAAATGAAAGAATCTGGAAATATCAGAAATTCCTGGACAAAGGCAATAGAGAAAACCGTAAGAAAGTTTTGTACTACAGCAAGTCGTATAAAGAAAGATGCAGTTAAGTCTGTCAAGGCTGCTAATATTGCGATCGGGATAAGTGCAATAACCATAGGCAAGATGAAATTAGAGCAGTTAAAAAAGAAACTTCCTAATATCAATATCAGTATTGATTATACAGGAACGTGGAAAGACAGTTTGCAGTTGGGACTTGGTATAGTTACGACGGGCGGAGGACCGCTCTTAACATTAGCGGGTGGTGGAAGTGAAATAGCAAGCGTTGGTTCATCCAGTGCAATCAGTATTCCGGCTGCGGCAGAAGGAATTGGTATTGCAGGTTCAGGTTTAGCTATATCACTTGATGCTTTAAGGAATATGTTTGATGTACGGATTCAGAAATCAGAAAGCAGTAAAGGCAGTGAATCCGGGAAGAATGGTAGTGACACATCAGAGGCATTGAATAAGGAGGGTACAAATTCTGAATGGCATAGAATGACTTCGAAGGAATCACAACAAGCTGCTAAGAAGTTGGGGTATGAAAAAACAAACTACAGAGCAAAAAATGGAGAACCAATTTATTACAATAAAAAGACAAAAACATATATAAGTCAAGATATCGGGAGTGCCGATGGAAGTGGACCGCATAACGGTGGGGTATGGAAAATGGGAAAATCTCCACAAGAATTAAATAGTAAAAGTACAAGACTTGGAACTTATGATGGAAATTTGAATAGAATAGGGGATTAAATGAAAAATACTATGACAAAAAATATTACAATTAGAGATATTATTTATTCTAGAATCGATTTTATAGAAAATAATAATATTTTTGATAAAAAGGAATATATGTATGTTAATAAGGGTGAAATAGAAGCATATAGCGAAATATTAACTGATATTGAGTTGTTAACAATTGATGCGTTTGTTGAAAAATATTTATGTATTTTAAAAAAAGTTTCGGAGAAATTAGACAATGAACATAATCTAGGAGACAATGAGCAAGAAAGAATGTCAGGATATAATAATGCTATTGTATTTGTTTTATCTTTAATTAATCCAATATATGAATATGAGTTGGAATAGCATGGGATAGTTAGATGAACCTTTTCATTAGCAAGAATGAAAAGGTTGTTGAAAATTATTAATGAAAAATCCACTAATAGAAGATTTAGAAAACAAGCAACGATGATAGCAGGAATGAGTGCGATGGTTGTAACTAAGATGGAATTACAACGATTGAAAGAGAAACTGCCGAATATCAGTATCCGTTACACTGGAACATGGAAAGACAGCCTCAAATTTGGAGTTGGGATGGCTACGACGGCGGCAGGAATAATTTTAGCATTGTTGGGTGGCGGAAGTGAGATATTGACAGGCGGTGTGAGTACAGCAATCAGTGTTCCGGCTGCTGCATCGGGAATTGCGATTGCAGGCACCGGATTGGCAATCTCAGGTTCCGCACTGGCGAATATGTTCGATGTACGGATCCAGAAATCGGAAAGTAGTAAAGGAAATGGTGACGGAGTTGGTGCAAAAAATACTGAACAATATCTTAGAAAGGCAGAAGAGTTTGCAAAAAACGCAAAGAAAGGATCAACAAAAAGCCGTGTTAGAGGTGAAGTGGAGGGGGTAATTCGCTATAAGAAAAATGGAAAATATATTGATATTGCACCAGATGGATCAATTGTGTCATTTGGAAAACAATAGGGAGGTAAAACTATGGCATTGGAACATTGTTTCAGTATAATCAAAAATAAAGAGAAAATTGAAAAGGTTAATATTCCGGATGATTTTATTAACTATATAAAAGACAGCCTTTTTTGGATTGTTTCATCGTGGAATGGGAAAACACTTAAGAGTGGATTACCATATTATGGAGAGGCCTTAATATCTGATGAGGAACTTGTTAAATTTAAAACAATATTAGAAAAGTGGAGAGGGTTATTTTCATTGGGAACAGAAGAAATAAACTTAACAGGTGATTTTTTAATAGATGAGATGAAGTACGAAAAAGTAATATATAAAAAATGTGAATTATTAAATATACTTGATGGACTATTGCGATTGTGCGATAAAGCGGAATGTTTGAAAGCAGATATTTTATATGAGGGAATTTGATTTTTTTACTTGAATTTACGAAGGAGTATCAGTTTTTTAGGGCGATTTTTATGATGAATGAAAGAGGTTCAAATGTAACGATGTATTTATTATACTACTATGTATAAAAACGGGAAAATGTATAATTTGGAAGTGTTGTATGATGAAATTTCTAATACAGTGTATTATTTTGAGTATGCAAGAAAAGCAATGGGAAACTTGCCAGCAATTGAGTGGATTTTTGTATATAAATGAAAATTGTAAAACACATCCAGCATATCTGCATGAACATACCTGGAACTGGTCTGACGGTATTCCGAAAAGAAGTAAATAACAGAAAGGAACTATATGGCAGAAGTAGTAGAAATAAATATTATATCTAGAGTTGTTTTGGATAATGATATATTATTTTCATTTATTCATGAGCAGGTTGAAATACAGGGCAATAGGACTATTGAGGCAATGAACAATTGGGCGTATGAGGGATTACATAGGTTAGGCTCTAAAGAA
This region includes:
- a CDS encoding toxin C-terminal domain-containing protein, with product MNPDGITNSYDAFGNVSVSGNTEIQNPYTYNAEYIDASTGNQYLRARYYDLEEGIFLTQDSYLGSLLEPLSQNLYTYAENNPVNYSDPSGHGILSKIKSAAKKVATTVKNTYNKAKTWVKNTYNKAKNRVSNTYQNAKKALTNIVSSSGSSEKNKSGKSSSGGRYSSGGSNAGNRKYSSSSRGSGKSNFYRPSTYERAKSFGQSRYNWFSSKMKESGNIRNSWTKAIEKTVRKFCTTASRIKKDAVKSVKAANIAIGISAITIGKMKLEQLKKKLPNINISIDYTGTWKDSLQLGLGIVTTGGGPLLTLAGGGSEIASVGSSSAISIPAAAEGIGIAGSGLAISLDALRNMFDVRIQKSESSKGSESGKNGSDTSEALNKEGTNSEWHRMTSKESQQAAKKLGYEKTNYRAKNGEPIYYNKKTKTYISQDIGSADGSGPHNGGVWKMGKSPQELNSKSTRLGTYDGNLNRIGD